The following proteins are encoded in a genomic region of Hirundo rustica isolate bHirRus1 chromosome 15, bHirRus1.pri.v3, whole genome shotgun sequence:
- the LOC120759893 gene encoding hemoglobin subunit alpha-D, with product MLTAEDKKLIQQIWGKLGGAEEEIGAETLWRMFHSYPPTKTYFPHFDLSPGSDQIRGHGKKVVAALGTAIKNLDNLSQALSELSNLHAYNLRVDPVNFKFLAQCLQVVLATRLGKEYSPEVHSAVDKFMSAVASVLAEKYR from the exons ATGCTGACCGCCGAGGACAAGAAGCTGATCCAGCAGATCTGGGGAAAGCTGGGTGGCGCCGAGGAGGAAATCGGAGCCGAGACCCTGTGGAG GATGTTCCACTCCTACCCCCCGACCAAGACCTACTTCCCCCACTTCGACCTGTCACCAGGCTCTGACCAGATCCGTGGCCATGGCAAGAAGGTGgtggctgccctgggcactgccatcAAGAACTTGGACAACCTCAGCCAGGCTCTGTCTGAGCTCAGCAACCTGCACGCCTACAACCTGCGTGTGGACCCCGTCAACTTCAAG TTCCTGGCGCAGTGCTTGCAGGTGGTGCTGGCTACCCGCCTGGGTAAGGAGTACAGCCCCGAGGTGCACTCTGCCGTCGACAAGTTCATGTCGGCCGTGGCCAGCGTGCTGGCTGAGAAGTACAGATGA